GAAACGACCCCGCGGGAGGCGTACGGCGGCGGCGTCGGCTACTACTCGTGGACCGGCGACGCCGACTTCGCGATCGTGATCCGGACCGCGACGCTCGACGCGTCGGGCGACGGGTCGACCGTCGGCGTCCGGGCGGGCGCGGGCCTCGTCGCGGACTCCGACCCGGCCGCGGAGTACGAGGAGACCGAACAGAAGATGGACGGCGTGTTGACCGCGATCGACCGGATCCGCGAGGAGGCGACCGAGGGCGGCGGCGCGGCCGACCGGTCGGGGGACGACGAGCCGCTCGCGACCGGCCCGGAGGGCGAGCGATGAAGGTCGTCGTCGTCGACAACTTCGACTCGTTCACGTACAACCTCGTCGAGTACGTCTCCGACCAGACGGTCGACGGGGAGCCGGTCGCCGTCGAGGTGTTCAAGAACACCGCGTCGCTCGACGATATCGAGGCCGCGGACCCCGACGCGGTGATCATCAGCCCCGGCCCGGGGCACCCGAAGAACGAGCGCGACGTGGGCGTGACGATGCCGGTGTTGCGCGACCTCTCGCAGCGGGTGCCGACGCTCGGCGTGTGCCTCGGCCTGGAGGCCGCCGTCCACGAGTACGGCGGGACCGTCGGGCACGCGCCCGAGCCGGTCCACGGCAAGGCGTTCCCGGTCGAGCACGACGGAGAGGGCGTGTTCCGCGGACTCGACCAGGGGCTTCGGGCCGGCCGGTACCACTCGCTGGCGGCCACCGAGGTGCCCGACGCGTTCGCCGTGACGGCCACTACGGACCACGACGGCGAGGAGATCGTGATGGGGATCCGGCACCGCGAGCGCCCGATCGAGGCGGTACAGTTCCACCCGGAGAGCGTGTTGACCGGGTCGGGCCACGACCTCGTCCGGAACTTCCTCACCGGCGTCTGAGGCGCTGGCGCGTCAGGTTTCGCCGCCCGTCGATCCGTCGTCGGCCGCTCCGCCCTCGTCTGCTTCCTCGTGACCCGTCGCTCCGCCCTCGTCTGCTTCCTCGTCGTCGACCCCCCGCCCCGCGAGGCCGACGAGGTGGCCGATCTCGGGGAGGATCACCTCGTCGACGCCGAGCCGGACCGCGTTCTCGGAGCCGGGGAGACAGAACACGGGCGTCGCGGAGACGACTCCCGCCGTCGCGCGCGACCCGACCGTCCGCGTGCCGACCTCCTCGTAGGAGAGCCGGCGGAACAGCTCTCCGAACCCGGGGAGCGGCTTCGCGAGCAGTCCGCGGACCGCCTCCGGCGTGACGTCGTCGGGCGTGACGCCCGTGCCGCCGGTCGTCACCACCGCGTCCGTGTCCTTCCGGCGGGCCAGCCTGTCGACGGTCCCCTGAACGCTGTCGTAGTCGTCCGGGATTAGCTCCCGGACCGCGACCTCGTGGCCCGCCTCCTCGAAGGCGGTCGCGACGTAGTCGCCGGCCGGGTCCTCGTCCGCGGTCCGCGACGACGACACCGTGACGACCGCGACCGCGACCGACTCCACGTCGTGGTGATGGTGGTCGTGGCCGGAGTCGTCGTCGCCGTAATGGTGATGCCCCTCGTCGTCGCCGTGATGCCCGGTCTCGGAACCGTCACCGTGGTCGGTCATGCGTCCGGGTTCGTCGCCCTCGTCAAAACACCTCTCGGTCGAGGGTGCCGGAGTCGGAGACGCGACTCAGGGCCAGTCGTCGCGGGCCTGTTCCTCGGGCGCCTCGTCGGCCGCCTCGCCGGTCGCGAGGGTCCAGCCCGCGGCCTCGGCGGCGTCCTCGACGTGGAGGAACTCCCAGCCCGTCGCCTCCGCGACCGCCTCGTCGTCCTCGTCGACCCCCACGAAGACGTGCCGATCCGTGTCGAACTGCCCGGTGATGTTCTCTAAGCTCTCCTCGACGCCGCGCGGTCCGGAGAAGAAGTCCTGTCGCACGCGGTGTTTCCGCGTGAAGTTCGTGACGACGTAGGTCGGCTTCTCGCTGACGACCCCGACGTACTCCGTCCACTGTCGGGCGTTGTTGAACACCGCGTTGGGGTCCGCGAGCGCTTTCAGCGCCTCCAACTCGAACGCCAGCGTCATGTCTGTGGATCCGCCGCTGTCCATGCGCCTCGCTTACCCCCCGCCGGCGAAAACAACTTCGCTTCCGCCCGGGCGGCGACCTGACCGGCCACCGCGGCCCGAGCGCCGCTACCGCGCCCGACCGGCCACCGCGGCCCGAGCGCCGCTACCGCGACCGGACGAGGTAGTAGTCGGTGAACTTCACCACGTCGCCGTCGTCGAGGTCGCCGGTCTCCGGCGCGGTCCACGGCTTGCCCGCCAACTCCCGCACGACGCCCTGCTCGTCGTCGGCCAGTTCGTCGTAGTGCCTGACCCGCGCGTCGGCCGGGACGCGACCGGTCCGGCGGAGCCGCAGCCGTCGCCCGGTGTCTCTGAGTGACATATGGTACCATACAACATTATTAATCATAAACGTTTCGCGGCGCCCGTCGCCGCGACGAGCGTCGCCGCGAACGCGACGGCGGCGGTTCAGTCGCCGGCTCGGGGGAAGGTGAGCGTCACGACGGTGCCGCGGGGCTCCGCGTCCGCGACCGCGGCGGAGCCGCCCGACTGCTGGACGACCCAGTAGACGAGCCACAGCCCGAGACCGCTGCCGTGGTACAGGGCGTCGACCGCCGTCCCGTCGACGAGGACGTCTCGGTTCATGCCGGTCAGCCCCGGCCCGTCGTCCTCGACGCGGATATCGATCGCGTCGGAGCGGGGTTCGACCGACACCGCGACCGTCGGTCGGTCCCGGTCGTGGTGTTCGACCGCGTTTCGGACCAACTCGTCTACCGCCCGCGAGAGCCACGTCGTCGCCAACGCCGTCGCGACCCCGTCGTCCGGCACCGAGACGTCGACCGACGCGCTCGGGAACTCTTCGGCCCGCGCGGCGACGACCTGTCGGACGACCCGCCCGGCGTCGACCGGTTCGGTCTCCGGCGCGTCGCTCAGTATCTCGGTGATGTGGTGGGCCTTCTCGCTCGTCCGTAAGAGGTCGTCGGCCCGAGACACGATGTACTCGGCCGCGTCCGCTGGCTCTGCGGTCCCCGCCGCGATCTGTTCCGCGCGCCCCCGGACGACCGTCAGCGCGTTCCGGAGGTTGTGCTGGAGGACGCGGTCGACGACCCGGAGCTGCCGCGCGCGATTTTCGCTGTCGGTCACGTCTCGAAGCACGCCGACGACCCCGGCGGGCGCCTCCCCGTCCGGGCTGTCGAGCGGGTAGTACCGAACGTCGAACGTCCGCCTGCCGCGGGTCGGGTGCGTCCGCGTCGTCCGGTACTCCACCGGCTCGCCCCGGAGCGCGCACTCCACCTGCCGCTCGACGTCCTCGTAGCCCTCCTCGGGAACGACGTCGGCGAGGGTCAGGTCCGTCACGTCGCGGCCGCCGAGCCCGTGGTACTCGCGGTACTGCGGGTTCGCGAACAGCAGCCGCCCGTCGCGGTCGACCGCGGCGATGAGGTCCGTCGCACCGTTGATCGCGCGCTCGTACCGCTCCAACTCCCGCTCGCGAACCTTCCGGTCGGTGATGTCGCGGCAGATGGCGAAGGTCCCGGCCAGGTCGCCGTCGGCGTCGTAGTAGGGGTACCGCTGCGTGCTGAACGTCGCCTCCCGGTCGCTCTCGGGGAACGTCGGTGAGATCTCGTACTCGGCTGCTCCCTCGGTTTCGAGTACCTCCCGCCGGCGCTCGTCGACCTCGGCCGCCGTCTCCGCGTCCATAAACGCGAACTCGTCGGTGCCGTACAGCGCCCCGCGGTCGACGCCCGCGAACTCGCTCACCGCACCGTTCAGCAGTTCGAACTCGCCGTCGCGGTTCTGGAGGAGAACCGGGTCGTCGAGCCGCTCGACGATGTCACGGTACTGTTTCAACTGCCCCATCGCCGCCTTCCGCGCCGTGACGTCCGTCTGGATCGCGACGAACCGGGACACCTCGTCGTCGTCGCCGATGACGGGCGCGATGGTCTGATGGGCGTGGTACGTCTCGCCGTCCCGCCGGCGATCGATTATCTCCCCTTCCCACACCTCGCCGTCCAGCAGCGTCGACCACAGCCCGTCGTAGTACTCGTCGGGCATCTCGCCGGAGTTGAGGATCGCCGGCGTCTCGCCGAGGGCTTCGTCCGCGTCGTAGCCGGTGTGGTCGGTGAACGCCGGGTTGGCGTACTCGATGGTCCCGTCGGTGTCGGTGACGTAGATGGCGTGGCCGGCGTGTTCGACGAGGTTCCGGAACGTCTCGGTCACCGTGCGGCCCACCTCCTCGACGCCGTCCCGAAATACCCCCGTGTAGACGGCGTCTGTGTCGCCCGTCGCCGCGTCGGCGTCGCCGTCGCTTCCGCCGCCTCCCGGGTCGCCTCCGGCGGCGTGTTCGTGGAACCGGACGGAAAAGGTCACGGTGTGGCCGTCCGCGTGTCGGACGGGGACCGAGAAGCTCCCGCGCTCGTCGAGTCCCTCGACCCGTGCGAACCGCTCGCTGACCGACCGGGCGCGCCCGTCCGCCGCCTCGGAGGCGACGAGGGAGGCGAGGTCGCGGCCGCGGAGGTCGGACGGGTCGTACCCGAGGACCGCCTCGGTGGCGGGGTTCGCGTAGACCACCGTCCCAGTTCGGTCGACGGAGACGACCGGATCGGAGCACCCCTCGACGAAGGAGGCGAAGAAGCCGGCCGGAGGCCGTTGCGATCCGGATGACATATAAAAACGATAGCGCGTCAACGGTGAAAAGATCCGGGACACGTCGCTCGCCGCGAATCCGTCGCCGCGATCGGTCCCCGCCGAGACGGGGGCGGGGTCGCCGGGTTACTGCTCGGTCGAGGCCGCCAGGTCGTCGACCGAGAAGCCGGGCTCCATGAGGCGGTCCGTCTGGTCGCTGACGTCGCGGCCCTCCCGCATCAGCCGTTTGAACGCGGACTGCGGCGAGAGGTCACCGATGAGCACACCGCCGACCACCTTCCCGTCCTTCAGCGCGACGCGGCGCCACTCGCCCTCGGCGGTGGTCGCCTCCACCGAGTCGTCGCCGAGCGTCGGGTGGCCAAAGGAGAGGAAGGGGAAATCGAAGTGGGTGATCGAGTACGAGGAGACCCACCGGAACTCCTCGCTGCCGTACTCGACCATGTTCCGGGCCGCGACCGTCCCCTGCTCTTTGGCCGACCCCCACGAGCCGTTCTTCGCCCGCTCGCCCAGGATGAGGTCGTTGAACGTCGTGATGTCTCCGGCCGCGAACACGTTGTCGACGTTGGTGCGCATGAACTCGTCGACGGCGATGCCGTCGTCGAGTTCCAGCGGCGTGTCCTCGACGAGTTCGGTGTTGAAGTTCAGCCCGATGGCGACGCCCGCGAAGTCGCACTCGTAGCGCTCGCCGTTCGGGTCGACCGCGGCCTCGACGTGGCCGTCGTCGTCGACCTCGAAGCGGTCGACCCCGGAGCCGAAGACGGGCTCGACGCCGCGCTCCCGCATCGCCTCGTGCATGATCTCCGCGCCCTCCTCGGAGAGCGCGTAGCGCCACCAGTTGTCGCCGCGCATCAGGTACTTTGCCTCGACGTCCTGCGCGCCGCAGATGGCCGCGAAGTCGATGCCGAGCAGGCCGGCGCCGACGATGACGCCCTTCTCCGCGCCCTCGACGCTCTCTTTGATCCGGCGGGCGTCCTGGAACGTCCAGAAGTGGTGGATCCCGTCCGCGTCGGCGTTCTCGACCGGGAGCTGCTGGGGGGTGCCGCCGATCGCGAGCAGGAGGCTGTCGTACTCGAACGTCCCTCCCTCGTGGGTGTGGACCGCGTCGTTCTCGACGTCGATGTCGACGACGACCGTGTTGAGCCGGAGGTCCACGTCGTGTTCGTCGTACCAGTCCTCCTGGTGGATCGATATCGGCGCCTCGGGGAGTTTCCCCTTCGCGTACTCTTTGATCAGAATCCGGTTGTAGAGGGACTCTCCCTCGTCCGTAAGAACCGTGACCTCGGCGTCGGGCGCTTCCTCGCGGAGCGTCTCGGCCGCGGACGCGCCCGCGATACCGTCACCGACGATCACGTACGAATCGCTCATAACCGGCCGTTCGGATTCATGCCTAATGTGGGTTGTCATCCGCGTCTCGCGGCGTGAGAATCTCCCGCAGTCGCCGCCGAAAGCGGTTCTGCGCCGGCTCCGGGGCCGGTCGCGCAGGCCGATTAGTGGTCCGCGCCGGCCGGCTCCGCGGGGAAGTCCTTCTCGCCGGCCTCAATCGCGACGTCGAGCCAGTTCTCCGTCGGGACGAGCGGGCACTCGTACGCGTGGTTGTACGCGCACGTCGGGTTGTACGCCTGATTGAAGTCCACCACCCACTCCCCGTCGACGCGGTCGCGGTCGGGCTCTAAGTCGAGGTACCGGCCGGCGCCGTACGTCGCCTCGCCGCTGGTCGCGTCGCGGAACGGCACCCAGAACCGGTCGTCGCCGTCGGCGGGGCGGTACGCCTGGAGCGTCGTCGACTCCCCGTCGACCTCGAACCGGAACTCGCCCCAGCGGTGGTACGTCTGCTCCCCGTCGGCGGTCGTCTCGACGGTGACTGTCTCCTTCTCGTCGTGCTCGTGAAGCGGGAGGCGGAACCGGTACGCCGGGTCCGGATCGAAGTACGCCAGCCCGGGGAACGCGTCGCCCCGCATCGAGACCGGCAGCGGCGAGCGCCCCGAATCGCGGAAGTGTTCGGCCTTCGCCTGCCGCTGCGCCTCGACCTGCCCCGCCCAGTCGTCGTCGCCCTCGCTCGATGCCATATCTATCTCGGTATTGTTCGCTGAGCGCAATAACAGTTCCGCGGCGCGGTCGGTGACGCGCACGGCCACGGTGCGGGCGGCGTCGCGGCGGGCCGCCACGCCACAGATTCAAGACCGTCCCGGCCCAACTAGGCGTATGAAAATCCGGCAGAACATCCGCCATTGGGCCGCGAAGAAGGCGCTGACCACGCCGGTCGTGGGCGACGTCGCCAACGACAAGCTCGTCGACCTCCACACGAGTATCTTCCTCAACAAGGCCGACGAAGACCGACGCGAGGAGCGCCGCGACCACCTCGACAGCTTCTTCGACGCGACGATGGACACGTACGTCGCCGCCTTGGAGGCCGGGTTCCCGGAGGCGGAGGCCCGCGAGATCACCCACGTTCAGGCGAACTTCGACTTCTTCAACCACGGCTGGACGGAGATGATGGAGATCCCCGGCGACGAGCTAGAGGCCCACTACCGCCGGTACGAGTCCTTCTTCACCCGGTACTCGATCACGATCGACGACCCGCTGGGCGAGTTCCGCCCGCCGGAGGGCGTCGTTGAGGCGCCGGAGACGGCCGAGAAACTCGACTCGCCGGAGTACGAGAACGCGCTGGCCGGCTTCGCGGACGACGTGTACGTCGAGACCGACGAGGGCGAGACGGTCGTCGGCGGCGACACGGAGGAGCCGGACGAGGTCGACGCTGCGGCCGCGCCCGGACTCGACGAGGACGAGGCGAGCGCCTGAGCGCCCGACTCGGACCGCCATCTCCCCACCCACCGGCTTTTTCGCCCGACTCGACGGCCGGGACCGCACCGTAGTGTTCAGATGAGCTGATTCCATGCGAAGGCGAACGATCTGAGCCGCTTGTTCGCGGCCTCTGCTCCGGCGTTGCTGAAACAGTTTGAAAACAGGCAGCTCCGCGAGAAACGGATCTGCGATCACGTTCGTTCCCGTCGGTTCAAGCTTTGTATGGGTAATGAGTTCTCTGTACTGACCGCGACTGGGTGAGAATATATCACTTGCTGAGAGTTTCAACAGCGCGCCAAAACCCACTATTACGGTTGTAAAAGCTATTTATCGCCTATTACGGCGATACTCTCAAATTGGTACAGAATAGTGAGTCATACAACAAGATGAGTCCGGAACCCACGTCGCCCGACCACGGGGCCGACGCGTTCCTCGCGCGTCTGGCAATAAAATCTCCAGCACCCGTCCTCACCGCGGAGGCCACTACTGGAACCGTCGTGGCGGTAAACGAGGCTGCGACCGAGCTGTTCGGTCGCAGCCGCTCTTCGCTTATTGGGATGCACCAGACCGAACTTCACCCTCCAGAGAGTGAGACGCGCCATCGAGAAGGATTTCAGGCAGTCCAAGACGGGCGGGAGAAACACGTCCGCGCCGACGCGGAGGAGCCGGTAACGATTCTGCGCGCCGACGGGTCGACGGTGCCCGTCGACGTGCGGTCAACGACGTTCACACACGCGGGCACCGAGTACGTCCTCGGAATCTTCCAAGACGATAGGGAGAGCATGGAGAACTTGGCCCGACTCGAACAGCAGGCGGCCGCGATGGACCTGACGACCTCCGGTATTGCGTTATTAAACCGAGACGGTGAGTACGCATACCTCAACGACGCCCACGTCACGATGTTCGGGTACGACGACGCTGAGGAGCTGCTCGGCGGGACCTGGCGGCAGATATACGCGGACGACGTCATCGAGCGGATCGAAACCGAGGTTCTCCCGGTCGTCGAGGAGACGGGGTCGTGGGACGGAGAGTTGGTCGGCGTCAAACGGGACGGCACGCCGATCACACAGCGCGTGTCGCTCGCACAGCTTCCCGACGGGGGAATCACCTGCGTGAACCTCGATCTCACCGAACAAGAACGCCGACTCCGCCGCCTTGAGGAGACACGCTCGCTCGCCGAAGAGCTGATGACTGCAGACGATTACGAGGAAGTGGTCGATACTGCGATCGAGGGAGTGACGGAGATTATCGATCGCCCGTTCTCTGGGTATTGGGCACACGAACCCGCTGGGACGGATACGGCGGATCCGACTGGAACTGTAGGGACCGCGACCGACGTGCTCGTTCCGGTGTCTGTCTCCAGTGGCGGAGCGTCGATTGTCGAG
The sequence above is a segment of the Halorubrum sp. 2020YC2 genome. Coding sequences within it:
- the trpG gene encoding anthranilate synthase component II encodes the protein MKVVVVDNFDSFTYNLVEYVSDQTVDGEPVAVEVFKNTASLDDIEAADPDAVIISPGPGHPKNERDVGVTMPVLRDLSQRVPTLGVCLGLEAAVHEYGGTVGHAPEPVHGKAFPVEHDGEGVFRGLDQGLRAGRYHSLAATEVPDAFAVTATTDHDGEEIVMGIRHRERPIEAVQFHPESVLTGSGHDLVRNFLTGV
- a CDS encoding MogA/MoaB family molybdenum cofactor biosynthesis protein; protein product: MTDHGDGSETGHHGDDEGHHHYGDDDSGHDHHHHDVESVAVAVVTVSSSRTADEDPAGDYVATAFEEAGHEVAVRELIPDDYDSVQGTVDRLARRKDTDAVVTTGGTGVTPDDVTPEAVRGLLAKPLPGFGELFRRLSYEEVGTRTVGSRATAGVVSATPVFCLPGSENAVRLGVDEVILPEIGHLVGLAGRGVDDEEADEGGATGHEEADEGGAADDGSTGGET
- a CDS encoding PAS domain S-box protein, with product MSSGSQRPPAGFFASFVEGCSDPVVSVDRTGTVVYANPATEAVLGYDPSDLRGRDLASLVASEAADGRARSVSERFARVEGLDERGSFSVPVRHADGHTVTFSVRFHEHAAGGDPGGGGSDGDADAATGDTDAVYTGVFRDGVEEVGRTVTETFRNLVEHAGHAIYVTDTDGTIEYANPAFTDHTGYDADEALGETPAILNSGEMPDEYYDGLWSTLLDGEVWEGEIIDRRRDGETYHAHQTIAPVIGDDDEVSRFVAIQTDVTARKAAMGQLKQYRDIVERLDDPVLLQNRDGEFELLNGAVSEFAGVDRGALYGTDEFAFMDAETAAEVDERRREVLETEGAAEYEISPTFPESDREATFSTQRYPYYDADGDLAGTFAICRDITDRKVRERELERYERAINGATDLIAAVDRDGRLLFANPQYREYHGLGGRDVTDLTLADVVPEEGYEDVERQVECALRGEPVEYRTTRTHPTRGRRTFDVRYYPLDSPDGEAPAGVVGVLRDVTDSENRARQLRVVDRVLQHNLRNALTVVRGRAEQIAAGTAEPADAAEYIVSRADDLLRTSEKAHHITEILSDAPETEPVDAGRVVRQVVAARAEEFPSASVDVSVPDDGVATALATTWLSRAVDELVRNAVEHHDRDRPTVAVSVEPRSDAIDIRVEDDGPGLTGMNRDVLVDGTAVDALYHGSGLGLWLVYWVVQQSGGSAAVADAEPRGTVVTLTFPRAGD
- a CDS encoding FAD-dependent oxidoreductase → MSDSYVIVGDGIAGASAAETLREEAPDAEVTVLTDEGESLYNRILIKEYAKGKLPEAPISIHQEDWYDEHDVDLRLNTVVVDIDVENDAVHTHEGGTFEYDSLLLAIGGTPQQLPVENADADGIHHFWTFQDARRIKESVEGAEKGVIVGAGLLGIDFAAICGAQDVEAKYLMRGDNWWRYALSEEGAEIMHEAMRERGVEPVFGSGVDRFEVDDDGHVEAAVDPNGERYECDFAGVAIGLNFNTELVEDTPLELDDGIAVDEFMRTNVDNVFAAGDITTFNDLILGERAKNGSWGSAKEQGTVAARNMVEYGSEEFRWVSSYSITHFDFPFLSFGHPTLGDDSVEATTAEGEWRRVALKDGKVVGGVLIGDLSPQSAFKRLMREGRDVSDQTDRLMEPGFSVDDLAASTEQ
- a CDS encoding DUF1684 domain-containing protein; protein product: MASSEGDDDWAGQVEAQRQAKAEHFRDSGRSPLPVSMRGDAFPGLAYFDPDPAYRFRLPLHEHDEKETVTVETTADGEQTYHRWGEFRFEVDGESTTLQAYRPADGDDRFWVPFRDATSGEATYGAGRYLDLEPDRDRVDGEWVVDFNQAYNPTCAYNHAYECPLVPTENWLDVAIEAGEKDFPAEPAGADH
- a CDS encoding DUF6149 family protein, with the protein product MKIRQNIRHWAAKKALTTPVVGDVANDKLVDLHTSIFLNKADEDRREERRDHLDSFFDATMDTYVAALEAGFPEAEAREITHVQANFDFFNHGWTEMMEIPGDELEAHYRRYESFFTRYSITIDDPLGEFRPPEGVVEAPETAEKLDSPEYENALAGFADDVYVETDEGETVVGGDTEEPDEVDAAAAPGLDEDEASA